The Humulus lupulus chromosome 4, drHumLupu1.1, whole genome shotgun sequence genome has a window encoding:
- the LOC133831408 gene encoding guanylate kinase 2-like, whose product MGEAPAFFLDEVQKGFSNGFDLKSNGCDAMTIVVGNKTYVIGGSSNESTLEIGVQIFDQSSGEWVYPTVLGTAPKPSKGFSAVLLNEDRILGIKKGSTPDDFAWFLEVDTPYVRQQKKILGTEVVAWSKGVKGKAEKPVVISGPSGVGKGTLISMLMKEFPSMFGFSVSHTTRASRGMEKDGVHYHFTERSVMEKEIQDGKFLEFASVHGNLYGTSVEAVEVVADDGKRCILDIDVQGARSVKASSIEAIFVFVCPPSMEELEKRLRARGTETEEQVLKRLRNAKAEIEQGQSSGIFDHILYNDDLEECYQSLKKLLGLDKSENGSPETAPVWVDLPEDHAILKIDQKIIIRSRTAELGKGSKDLIVIDVSSLKGGAPGRTRGLNIYSTSPILETQNGIHELC is encoded by the exons ATG GGAGAAGCGCCAGCTTTTTTTCTTGATGAGGTCCAGAAGGGATTTTCAAACGGGTTCGACCTAAAATCGAACGGCTGTGATGCGATGACCATTGTTGTTGGCAACAAAACT taTGTGATTGGTGGATCCTCTAATGAGTCAACATTAGAAATTGGGGTTCAGATATTTGACCAGTCTAGTGGTGAATG GGTATACCCTACTGTTTTGGGGACAGCGCCTAAACCCAGTAAAGGCTTTTCAGCTGTGCTTTTGAATGAAGACCGAATTTTGGGAATTAAGAAAGGTTCCACACCAGATGATTTTGCATGGTTTCTTGAG GTGGATACCCCATATGTTAGGCAGCAGAAGAAAATTTTGGGGACTGAGGTTGTTGCTTGGAGTAAGGGTGTCAAGGGTAAAGCTGAGAAGCCTGTTGTTATTAGTGGTCCTTCTGGAGTAGGTAAAGGCACACTTATATCCATGCTCATGAAAGAGTTCCCATCCATGTTTGGGTTCTCTGTGAGTCATACAACCCGTGCTTCAAGGGGCATGGAGAAAGATGGAGTTCACTACCATTTCACAGAGCGAAGTGTCATGGAGAAAGAAATCCAAGATGGGAAGTTCCTTGAGTTTGCTTCTGTCCATGGAAATCTCTATGGAACAAGTGTTGAAGCAGTTGAAGTGGTAGCAGATGATGGAAAG AGATGCATTCTGGACATTGATGTTCAAGGGGCAAGATCTGTGAAGGCTAGTTCCATTGAAGCCATATTTGTTTTTGTATGTCCACCTTCAATGGAAGAGCTTGAGAAGAGGCTTCGAGCACG GGGAACCGAAACAGAGGAACAGGTTCTAAAGAGACTCAGAAATGCTAAGGCTGAAATTGAGCAAGGTCAATCATCAGGCATCTTTGATCATATTTTGTACAATGATGATCTTGAAGAGTGTTACCAAAGTCTCAAG AAACTCTTGGGACTTGACAAAAGTGAGAATGGTTCCCCTGAAACTG CACCTGTATGGGTTGATCTACCTGAGGATCATGCGATCTTGAAAATCGACCAGAAAATCATCATAAGAAGCAGAACTGCTGAACTGGGAAAAGGATCCAAGGACCT GATTGTCATAGATGTTTCATCCCTGAAAGGCGGGGCGCCGGGACGAACCCGAGGGCTCAACATCTACTCCACCAGTCCAATTTTGGAAACTCAGAATGGGATTCATGAGCTCTGCTGA